Genomic segment of Rubrivirga sp. SAORIC476:
CCACGGAGGTCGGATGAGGGGGGGAGGGGTGAAACTAGGCGTGAGGCTCGGCGCGTGCGCGGCGGACGAAGAGCCGTCGGGGCGGTTGTGGAGTCTCCGTCGGGCAGATACCTTACTGGATTCGCGTCCGTCCTCTCTCTCGCGGCTCGGCTGCTCTCCTGTGTCGTTCGTCGGCTGGTTCCTGCTCCTTCTCGTCATCGCCGTCGTCGGAGGGGCGATCGCGTGGCATCGGCAGCAGTCCCTGCCGCCGCCGCCGGTTCCGTACGGCGACCCGCACGACCTGTCCACCCTCGGCCTGACGCCCGCCCGCCCCCGCCCGGTCGGCGTGGACCTGGACGATCCCGACCCGTACGCCGAGTCGCACGGCAGCCGCGTGCCCCTGCCCGCCGTCCCCGGAGGCCCGACTCGGACGCCGACCACCGCGACGGCCCGGCCCGTCGAGCGGCCTGCCCCCGCCGCCGTTCCGTCGTCCTCCGCGCGTCCCCGCCCCCCGGTGACCGCGCCCGACTCGCCCTGGGCCGCGCCCGCGGTCGCACACCTGCTCGCCTCGCTCGCCGCCCACGTCGGCGGGACCGTGGCCGTGGTGCGCCACGACGGCGAGCGCCACCTCATCGAGGCGCGGACCGACGGCAGTGCGATGGCGCCCGTGGATGGCCCCGCGCTCGCGCTCGACGGTCCGATGGACCTCGGCCCCGGTGCTCTCGGTGCCCTGTCGAGTCTCGTCAGCGGCTTCGCCTACGCGGTCCCCATGGGAGCGCGCATCCTGCTCATCGGCGGCGATGGGGACGGTGAAGGCACCGCGCGCTACCTCGACCTGCTCCACGTCCTCGGCCTCGGCGGTGCCCCCACCGAGCCGGAGCGCGGCGCTCTGCCCGCGGACGATGCCGAGGAAGACGAGGTCCACATGGCGGAGGAGGGGGGCGCCCGCCCGACGCCCCGCGCCGAGATCATCGCGGAGGAACAGCGGGCCGCCCGGGAGGCCGACCGACCCCTCGCGTTTGCTCTCGTCACCCTCGCCGACGCCGAGGAGCGGCTGACGACGCACCCGGACGAGGAGGTGACGCTGGCCGAGGGCGACCTCCGGGATCGTCTGGAGGCCGCGGCGGACGTGCGCCGCATCGAGCCGTTCGGGGACCTGCTGTTCGGCGTCTTCCTGGACCTCGACCCGGCCCGCGCCGCGACGTGGTGCGACCGGCTGGCCTCGGGCGAGCCGCCGCTCTTCATCGGCGCCGTCGCCCCGGCGGACGGGGACCCGGAGGGCATCCGTGCCGCCGCCGTCGCCGCGCTCCGCGACGCCTACGACCAGCGCCGGGCGCACATCGTGGAGGCGTAGGGCCGGCGGAAGCGGGTTCTGGGGATTGCGGGTGAGCCTGACGGGATCGGGGAGCCGGAGGGATCCGTCGCGCGTCCCCGACTCTCACTTCCCATTCCTCACGATGGTCGTCCTCGTCCTCAACGCCGGGTCCTCGTCGCTCAAGATCGACCTCATCGATGCCGAGGCCGGGCAGACGCTCGCGGCCGGACAGGTCGAGCGCATCGGCGCGGTGTCGTCGCTCGCCTCGTTCCGCCTCGGTGACGCCAAGGCCGAGCGCGTCTCGCTCCAGGCGCCCGACCACACGACCGCCCTCGGCCACCTCCTCGACCGGATGCGCGAGGCGGACGGGCCAGACCAGGACATCCTGCCGCCCATCGAGGCGGTCGGACACCGCGTCGTCCATGGCGGCGAGCAGTTCGCCGAGTCGGCGCTGGTCGACGGCGAGGTGATCGACGCCATCCGCGATGCCTTCGACCTGGCGCCGCTCCACAACCCGGCCAACCTGCAGGGCATCCGGGCCGCCCAGAAGGCCTTCCCCGACGTGCCCCACGTGGCGGTCTTCGACACGGCCTTCCACCAGACCATCCCGCCGGAGGCCTACCTGTACGCGCTCCCGAACCGCCTCTACCGGCGCCACAAGATCCGGCGCTACGGCTTCCACGGGACGAGCCACTACTACGTCTCCCGCCGCCTCGTAGACCTGGTCGGCCTCGATCTCCAGGCGAGCCGCGTCGTCACGATCCACCTCGGCAACGGCTGCTCGATGGCCGCCATCCGTGACGGCCGGAGCGTCGACACGTCGATGGGGATGACGCCACTGGAAGGCCTCGTCATGGGCACGCGCTCCGGCGACCTCGACCCGTCGATCGTGTTCGAGATCGCCGAGAAGGAGGACGCGCCGCTCTCGGAGGTCCACACGCTCCTCAACCGCTACTCGGGCCTGCTGGGCCTGAGCGGCTACGCGGCCGACATGCGCGACCTGCTCGCCGAGGCGGCCGACGGCGACGTGCGCTGCCAGCAGGCCATCGACGTGTTCTGCTACCGCGTCAAGAGCTACCTCGGCCGCTACCTCGCCGTGCTCGGCGGCATCGACGCGGTCGCCTTCACGGCCGGCATCGGGACGTTCGCGGCACCCGTGCGCGCCCAGATCCTGGCCGGGCTGGACGGACTCGGCATCACTGTGGACCCGGCCGCCAACGCCGCTGCCGACGGCACCGAGGCCCGCATCACGACCGACGCGAGCACGATCCCGGTCTGGGTGGTGCCCACCAACGAGGAACTCGTCATCGCGCAGGACACGCAGAAGCTGGCTCGCGCCGCTCGCCAGTCGCCGTTCGTGTGAGGCGCCCCGTAAGCCCGCGCTCCGCCTCGCCGTCTACCGGCTGATCGCCGAGGCCTCCACACACCGTCGCACCCGTGCCTGCTCGCTCCATCGTCATCTCCTTTACCCTGGCTCTCGTGCTGGTCGCCTGCGAGACGTCTGCTCCCGCACCCCAGGGCGACGCCGAGGCGCTGGCGCTGCTCGACCGCGCCCGCCAGCACCATGGCTCGGCGACGCTGGAGGGGGCGGAAGTCCGGTTCACGTTCCGCGGCGTCCCCTTCACGGCCCGTCGCGACGGCGGCGCGTACCGCTACGCGCGGACGCTGACCGACAACCTCGGGCGGACCGTCGAGGAGGTCGTCGACAACGAGGGCACGCACCGGTTCATCAACGGCACCGAGGTGCCGCTCGATGCCGCCGAGGCGGCGCGGGTCCACACGGCCGTCAACTCGGTCGTCTACTTCGCGCTGCTGCCCGCCCCCCTGGCCGATGCCGCCGTTCGCGCCCGGTCGCTCGGGCCAGACTCCGTCGGCGGGCAGCCGTACGACCGGGTCGAGGTGACCTTCGCCCGCGAGGGGGGCGGCGTCGACTTCGAGGACCGCTACGTCTACTGGCTCCGCCCGGCCGACGCCCAGATCGGCTACTACGCGTACACCTACGAACCGTCGCCGGGCGACACGTCGCGCACGGAGACCGGCACGCGCTTCCGGGTGCCCATCGGGGAGGTTCGCGCCGAGGGCGTCCTCTTCCAGAACTGGCGCAACGTCACCGCCGACTCGCTGGCCGACATCGCGGACTTCGGCGCGGCCTACGACGACGGGCGGACGTTCGAGGTCTCGGAGGTCGTGCTGGACGACGTCCGCGTCGCGCGCTGAGGCCGGGCTGGGAGGCGGCGTCCGGTGCGGCCTGTGTGAGTAGTATGCGCCCCGCCGATACGGCGCGCAGCCACGGACGGCCTGCCGACGCGCCAATCGGCCTTGTTTTCCCCCGGTCGCATGCCCAACCCCCCCGACGCTCCTCGCTTCCTGTTCGAGGGGCAGGACGCCTTCGACGCCCTCTCGGCCTCGCTCGCCGACACGGTCCTCATCCTCGAGCCCGACGGCGTCGTGTCGTACGCCGCGCCCGGCGTGGTGGCCATCCTGGGGATCACCCCGCAGGTGTTGGAAGGTCAGCCGCTGCTGGCGTTCGTTCACCCGGAGGACCGGGTCCACGAGGAGGCGGGCGGCTTCTGGCAGGCGCCGCTGCCGTTCGAGCGCGAGTTTCGGATGCGCGGAGTCGGCGGAGACTGGGTCTGGGTGCGTGTGCTCTCCGGGGCGACGGACCGCTCCGGCGAGCGGCTCGCCTCGGCCGATCGCATCCTCGGAGACCGCACGCTGCTGCTCCTGCGCGACCGCCGCTCCGATGCCCAGGTGCGCGATGCCGACGACCTGCTGCACCGCGCCTTCGACGCGGTCAACAACCTCGTCGTCGTGACCGACATGCGGCTGCCGGGCAACCCGCTCGTGATGGTGAACCAGAACTTCGTCGACGCGACCGGCTACCCGCGCGAGGAGATCATCGGGCGGAACTGCCGGTTCCTCCAGGTCCGCCCGGACGGCACCCGCGACAACACGGACGACGGGCAGGCCGAGGCGCTCGATGAGATCCGCCGGGCCATCGCGAGTGGGGCCTCGACCCACGCGTTGCTGAGGAACTACCGCAAGGACGGCACACGGTTCTACAACCGCCTCTACCTGACGCCCATCCGCACCGCCGCAGGGGAGCTGACCCACTACGTCGGCGTGCAGAACGACGTGACCGCCGAGATCGAGCAGCGCGACGAGGCCGAGCGCCGGCGTCGGTTGCTGAGGGCGTTTTTCGACAGCGCGCCGTTCCTGATGGGCGTCGTCGAGGACCGGGACGGGGAGGTCCGACACCA
This window contains:
- a CDS encoding acetate/propionate family kinase, whose protein sequence is MVVLVLNAGSSSLKIDLIDAEAGQTLAAGQVERIGAVSSLASFRLGDAKAERVSLQAPDHTTALGHLLDRMREADGPDQDILPPIEAVGHRVVHGGEQFAESALVDGEVIDAIRDAFDLAPLHNPANLQGIRAAQKAFPDVPHVAVFDTAFHQTIPPEAYLYALPNRLYRRHKIRRYGFHGTSHYYVSRRLVDLVGLDLQASRVVTIHLGNGCSMAAIRDGRSVDTSMGMTPLEGLVMGTRSGDLDPSIVFEIAEKEDAPLSEVHTLLNRYSGLLGLSGYAADMRDLLAEAADGDVRCQQAIDVFCYRVKSYLGRYLAVLGGIDAVAFTAGIGTFAAPVRAQILAGLDGLGITVDPAANAAADGTEARITTDASTIPVWVVPTNEELVIAQDTQKLARAARQSPFV
- a CDS encoding DUF6503 family protein; protein product: MPARSIVISFTLALVLVACETSAPAPQGDAEALALLDRARQHHGSATLEGAEVRFTFRGVPFTARRDGGAYRYARTLTDNLGRTVEEVVDNEGTHRFINGTEVPLDAAEAARVHTAVNSVVYFALLPAPLADAAVRARSLGPDSVGGQPYDRVEVTFAREGGGVDFEDRYVYWLRPADAQIGYYAYTYEPSPGDTSRTETGTRFRVPIGEVRAEGVLFQNWRNVTADSLADIADFGAAYDDGRTFEVSEVVLDDVRVAR